The Macadamia integrifolia cultivar HAES 741 chromosome 3, SCU_Mint_v3, whole genome shotgun sequence genome segment CAATGACGGAACAGAAAaactttaccaaaaataaatgaagGCAAATAGTGGAAGAACTCTTTATTTTTCAATCTCCAGTCTAGTTCGTCTCGCCTTCCATTCCGTGAGTAGAAAAATTAGTTTTATTAGAAACGTTTTGGTGCTATTTTTGttgaaataatattttattcttgTTACTATGAAGGGTGAAGGAATTAAATGCACTCAACAAAAAAGGGTAGTAGTTAAACTTCACTAAATTTTTATCTACTCTTAAGAGTATTGAGTATCGCGTATCGGCTGGATTGGTGTTGAAATCGGTACAGAATTGGATATGGGATTAATATCGGTTAGTATCGGATGGTTTTACCTTCAAAAATATCGATAAAATATGATATTTTGACAATTGTACCCCATGTCTATATCACACTGTTCTTATATCGATCAAATATCAATATTAGTGTTCGTTGATACGGCCAATCCACGACCAATACCTAAAATCATGGATATAGTAACTTGTTACTATGCCTATTGGAGCATAGTGACCAAAAGATCACCttaaatctttaataaagaaaaatggGGAAGGTATTATGCGCTGCCATGTACATATGGGTACTTGTGTGTGGGGAGAAATCTTGTTGTAATAAAGTTGGTGAAGGAAAAATTGAAATCTTACTATGTTTTTGCCCTTATAGTATAATACACTTCTGTTTTTCCATGAGGGTGAATCCTATCGTTTGACATGGATAATGAAAATTTCTAAATTTGACGTGAGGCTCAATCTCatttgaatgatttttttttttttgggtagatttTTAACTACTAGATTTGTGTCTCATTATAAATTGcaaatcaatagtttttttagtccacccaaaaaaggagaaatgtaATTTGCAATATAATTAGAATTGATACATAATAAAAGACATTTttaccaagaaagaaaaaaagataaattatcccagaaaataaaaaagaaagataaaatgtATCAAAATAGTATAAGGAAAAATGTTTTATCTAGGAAGTATGCCCTCGCACTTAGACAAATAGGGTTAAAATTAATGACTAGCCCACCTTTAAGGGAAAATGATGTCTTTGTGGATGCTTTCTCGTGCACTCCTATTAGCTTTTATGCACGCATAAGAACCACACTCCCTCACAAGTAACACTTTCCTATAAGTATAATTAACActccattgtttttttttcttttttcccccttacaACTTCACATTCTCCTCTCCTAAGTCTTAATAGTCCTAATTCAGCGCTCAAGTCTAGGTACCATTCTCGGTCGACATATCCAAGTTCATGGTCATCGCCAGATCTTGGGATCGAATCATGTCTTATTTGGACACTAAATTAGGGTTGTTAAAGGTGGGGATTGAGAATGGGCCAAGGGCATTACTAGTACCTAGCACAACCATTGTTTTCCAAATAAATTTCTCTATTTGAAATGCATGAGAAAATTTTGACATGTAACCAGTCCATAGGATACTTGATAGGATCCCATAAGAAGTGATCAGTTTGGATCATATATTTcctaaggagagagaataagggAAGTGATGTGGATGGATCCTTATTAAGGTGTAGAGAATAATGAAGAGATCATTAGCAAAATAGCAATCATTTTTTAAGAATATATAACcttcaaataaataataaataacaattATTTTTGAGGAATAAATATCCTCTCCAAATAAAAGAATAAGAGTTTTTTATTTGTTGAAGtacaatgatttttcttttaatggttCATTCTCAGGTCAAGTTATCAAGTTTTTGATAATTTACCCTTATTAATATCGGTATCAGTCAGGTATTTGAGAGATGTCAGGACTGGGAACGTGCAAAACAGGTACGTATCGCCCAATACGATACCAATGCTTTTGTACCATACTCGCTTAACTGACACATGGACAAACCGCACGACTCCTAGTACACTTCAAGGACCACCTATGGATTAAACTGACACATTCCATAAAGATAATTCTGCATGTTTGAACGGATTGAAGATTTCTGACTTGACCTGATGACAATGTTTTACTGGAAAAAAAGCCCTCACAAGTTTGGGGATGACTAGTCCCAAACTCATCCCAGGCCAACCCCAATGTTATTGGGTTCACATTCAGGCCTAACCTTGCACGATTCAGGGTTGGGCCAGGTTGATTGATCCTGattggttatatatatatatatatatattttactgaTGATCACAAATGTTAAGTCTATACTGAATAAAGGGAGGTGGAGAGATGTTAAGACTATGGTCATTCATTTTCTACCATAATCTATAAATTTGCAACAAGCAAGGTTGTCGATTTGATTATAAGATACCTTTTAATGTCCGAGTATCATCACATCTCCCATAAACTGAGTAGGCaaaattttaacccaattcTTCATGATTGTTATTGGATCTAAAGTTCATATTAATATATGGCAAGAGACACAAAGACAATCTATATAAAGAAAATGGGGGAAATAATTTAACCATTTGGTCGTCTTAGCCCAATAGGTATGAGTATGTGGCTTGTGTAACGGATTGTGTGAGGCTGTGGATTGAAATCATGTAGGCAGCTTGTGTAAAGCTTATGTAATACATGATGTGGGCCTTGGGAAAGGAGAACATTATTACATAGATTAAAGTTAAAATCAGGCCGGGTTGGCCGGGTTAGGATGGGCCTacattcaacccaggcccaacccaacatTGATCAGGGTTGGAACAGGTTGAGCCAGATAGACTTGCATAACCGAATCAGATAGGGTTTAGACTCAGGGCAAGTTCAAGCcattagggccaaacttacaaCCCCTAAGTGGAGGGATAGCCCGAAGCCACGTTATGGCAGAGCTTCAGCCCTAATACGGGGTTGGATCGTCCGTGAACCATGAGGGTTGGAggtataggagagagagaactaaaataaaaatttggagGCAAGTGTTAAAAATAAGGAAAGGCCACGATTGATACCTATCTAATGTCAATTTCGATCGCCTTGAATTAGACCTTATCGATTGtatttaccttctttttttaataaaaaatcaatattattattattattttacccttatatctAGTGGATCAATTAAGGACCGATCAAGGTCGATACCAATCGATATGATTTGTGTTTTAAAACCATGTTTGGGGGTATGGGGGGagagaaagaataagaagagaGGGTATTTTTGACCCTTTATTAAATGAGGGGGAGATATCGATctgttttaagttttaaaaccatATTTGGGGGTATGGGGGAAAGAGAGTATAAGAAGGGAGGATATTTCGACCCTTTGTTAAATAAGGGGTAGATATATTCAATTTGCGTGGTATGGTGCTCTAGACCACAATGTCAGATCAGAGCACCAGACCATCATGTCAGATATCTGATCGGCATTCaagaaaatttctctctttAATTATTAAGATAGACAATTTTCTAGCAAAAGTACATCAAGTTAGTCCatgtgacattttttttttcttcttcttcaatgagaAATCCATGTAATAGATAACCCAGATACATCTCAATGACCAAATCTTAGTTGAAAATAAATAGAGAAAGTTACTCAAACTCTGATCCAAAACTttagtaaaattaccaaaatgctATCCAATGTAAATAAATATAAGGTAAAAGAACCCTTCCAAGTTCCAATCTGGCATAGGAAATACTTAGACTGAGCTAGGTGCAAAAACACCACACTACCCCCTGCTATGCACTGAAGATGTTTCCACGTGAGCCCTCCCATTGGTCCGCACATCTAGTGTTTCCTACACTAGACTAGACCAGTAATGTTCTTGCGTCCTAAATATAATATAGCTACTTCCCCTACTAAGCTCAAACAGAATTTGTACCAATGAGATGCTTGCATGATTCTGTCACATGGACTAATCAATGTACTACCATGTGGCAAATCATGAAGCgtttgaaaaagaaaacctttaaactttggttcttcttctgtttttcccTGTGTGGGGAGTGGGGAAGTTTTGAAATTGGAGTACACATATGTAAGGAAAATTGAAATGACAGTATAAGCCTAAGCAGATTCTTCTGCAGTTGACTCACATGTTCTGTTTGGACAGATCTTTAATTGAAAACCTGGAAGTTAGCCTATTATTGTAGGGATTCAAGGGTGATTCTAAAATGGTTGTTGGTAGAGCTTAGATGACCTCAGAGACAGCACCGTCTCATTATACACTGTAGATTTATTTGGGCAGCCATGAATACCTAGGTCATTAAGCTCCCAATATCATCCAACTGAAGCACAAAAGAACTAGCCAAAAGGGTTCAGAACAAAGTGAGATTCATTAACAAGATGGAAGAGTACTTACTACTTACTACccatttattaattttctttccaataATAAGCAttgaaaattaaatattaatgtTACCAATAACAAGTCATTAAATTATGAAATATTTATCTTGTCGCTATTATTACTGTATAAGTATCGATATTAAGTATACATACATAATTCTACCAAGAAAAGAGTAAGATGCAAATGAACTATAACTATCATTCTCtctgtttttattttagcaAGTCAAATTACATACAAAGCCTTCTTACTGCATCCTTCCACAAAATCATGAGGAgatttaacccccccccccccccccaaaaaaaaaaatacacaacacactggagagagagagagagagagagagagagagagaggggaaatcaCCCCTTttgcattcttttcttttatgcagATAACAGAATACTATTTCAATCATAAAAAAGACTAGAAGAATACTATTACCATGCAAACAATGGCTTGTTGTGAAGTTGGACAAGATCCTTAGCACCAGGTGGGAAGATGCTTTCTCCTATCTCTTTAGCAGTTTGTTCTTGAGAAAAGAGTCATAGAGGATTCCAATACTCCAGTATGAGTAAGAGAGTGGATTTTGGGTCGGGGTAGTTTCAgggaaaaatgaataaaaaagaaggatgaaCAAATTAGGATAAGACCCAAAAAGACACAATGCATTTTTGCTCCTGTTCTACTATGTACAGATCCATACTTCAATTANNNNNNNNNNNNNNNNNNNNNNNNNNNNNNNNNNNNNNNNNNNNNNNNNNNNNNNNNNNNNNNNNNNNNNNNNNNNNNNNNNNNNNNNNNNNNNNNNNNNNNNNNNNNNNNNNNNNNNNNNNNNNNNNNNNNNNNNNNNNNNNNNNNNNNNNNNNNNNNNNNNNNNNNNNNNNNNNNNNNNNNNNNNNNNNNNNNNNNNNNNNNNNNNNNNNNNNNNNNNNNNNNNNNNNNNNNNNNNNNNNNNNNNNNNNNNNNNNNNNNNNNNNNNNNNNNNNNNNNNNNNNNNNNNNNNNNNNNNNNNNNNNNNNNNNNNNNNNNNNNNNNNNNNNNNNNNNNNNNNNNNNNNNNNNNNNNNNNNNNNNNNNNNNNNNNNNNNNNNNNNNNNNNNNNNNNNNNNNNNNNNNNNNNNNNNNNNNNNNNNNNNNNNNNNNNNNNNNNNNNNNNNNNNNNNNNNNNNNNNNNNNNNNNNNNNNNNNNNNNNNNNNNNNNNNNNNNNNNNNNNNNNNNNNNNNNNNNNNNNNNNNNNNNNNNNNNNNNNNNNNNNNNNNNNNNNNNNNNNNNNNNNNNNNNNNNNNNNNNNNNNNNNNNNNNNNNNNNNNNNNNNNNNNNNNNNNNNNNNNNNNNNNNNNNNNNNNNNNNNNNNNNNNNNNNNNNNNNNNNNNNNNNNNNNNNNNNNNNNNNNNNNNNNNNNNNNNNNNNNNNNNNNNNNNNNNNNNNNNNNNNNNNNNNNNNNNNNNNNNNNNNNNNNNNNNNNNNNNNNNNNNNNNNNNNNNNNNNNNNNNNNNNNNNNNNNNNNNNNNNNNNNNNNNNNNNNNNNNNNNNNNNNNNNNNNNNNNNNNNNNNNNNNNNNNNNNNNNNNNNNNNNNNNNNNNNNNNNNNNNNNNNNNNNNNNNNNNNNNAACCTCCACattggaagaaggaagaggctGTGAAGGAGTAGAAATATTCAAAGGTTCCACTTCCATAAGgtcctcttcctctggttctttctttacGGGAATCAAGCAGTTACTGTGAAGTTTAGATTCTTCAAGATCATCATCAATGTCACTTAGATAATCTATCTCGCAAGCACTTTGATTGAATATAAAGACTGAGAAATTTGAATTCCCATCATATCTGAAAACAAGAAAGTGACCAACAGAAATGGAATGGTACTTCAAGAACCCCTGCAAGCCATTTTGGAACCTAAACGATCCATCTACTTCCTTAACCTCTACTTGCCACTTTCTCCCAGATGGAACCTTGAGGACTGCAACATCAGCTATTTTCTTTACAAGTTGCCTTGTGAAGTCTTTTGGTATCACCTGTCAGAAcaccaaaataatatcaaatgTACTGAATATGATTTCCTCTGCAAAAACATGAAACATGGGAGGCAAATCGATATGAATCATGGGATTTCGGATTCCAAAAATGTAAATTCTTAGTAAGTGTTAGCCTCATCAAAGAACAATCCTTCTCTTTCAGAGAGAGACTTAATGTAGATTGGATCCTACCTTTTTAGAATCTTGGCTCTAAATCTCAATCTGACTCATAAaagatatggaaaaaaaattggaaaaaaaaaccctcaaataaaaaactagttcttttttttttttaatagtacaCTGGTGTTGAAAAATCTCATAGAACTGAAATCTGAAAACTGAAAACCGCCATAGGATAATTCAAAGAGTAACAAACAAAGAATGAACGGGGAGGGAATTAAAAGACTTACGAGCTCTCCTCTTTCAAGACTTGCTTTGACGATTATCTTGAAGAAATGTGGTCTCTGCTCCGGCTGACTCGGCAGCCTACGGGAGTCTTCTTGGATTCTCCGACGTCGGCGCATGTTCTTTTCTGTTAATGGATGATGAATTGACGATGACGAGGGTATTCAGAAGACGGAAACAGAACAAGAAcggaagcagaagaagagagagagagggagagggagaggcaGAGTCGGGATTTTATCCTCtggttttagtttctaaatccTCGTATCTCGTATTTGAGGGATACGGAATATCAGAATAGAATTAGAAGTTTCCATAGAAAACTTGGGTCTGGTCGTATGGGTTCCACACGAAATTGACACATTTATAATAGTGTCAGGACCCACGTGTAGATCTTGTTCCTCTACCtgggaatttttatttatttattttttttttgggaacaggaaaaatatatttaaatggTTAAAAGAAACACAACTGAATGGGCCGTTATGGGCAGACTGGCATTATTTAATCACTCCTTTTGAAAACGGGTGGTGGCATATTGGGGCATTGGGCTTCCATACGAGGTCTACGCAAATTTATCGACAAACTCAtctcttttgtatttttatcaATCGGTTGACTCATTTTCTTAATAAATCTATATATttaaccaaaataggcttacTAGGGTGGCCGCATTCAAccaaaatggcatttttttcccttcggcttactttcatttttataagtaaaatatataatattaagAATAAGGAAAATTTACTGTGCCACACCCTAGAGAATACCATAATGATAAGATCACCCCctttgtttcatcaaattattcTTAGATTTCCTATcgttagtcactgttaaggaatatattATAGTTGctgtatattttattttatataccaaaatgcccttatcaAATAGAAAGTATCAAAAATACCTTTGACATAGGTTAATATTTATTTACCCAAATCGATAGCCCATTCCAAgatctatttcttttttctctcaagTTGCCGACCACCGGCGATCGTTTAAAGCATCAGCAGCGGCATCAACAATGAACAATGCAAAGCCGTTGGCACCCCCACCTTATCCCAATATGCCGTCGCCTCCCTCGCCACCACCCACGGTCTTGCTATCTGAGCCATCACTGTTGAGGTCGAAGACGCCATTGTTGCCTTCAACGCCAATGTCGCCAACGGTGCAAAGCCTTCGTCTCCTCAGGTGGAACTGGCGGTACTGTGGTCATTGCCGAGGTCCAACTATACGGCGATGTGGTCCTCCGTTACGTCAGCCATAGGACTTTGGATCCAATCTTTCTTCCCCAATTCGAGAAGGTTGAGGGATCACCCTCGTTCCCACTTCTTGATGATGGAATTCGCTGCCTTGACCATGTGGTCGGTAACGTTACTGACCTGGTTAAGGCGGTGGCTTATGTGAAGGAATTCACGGGGTTTCATGAATTTGCAGTGTTTACAACAGAGGATGTGGGTACCAGTGAGAGTGGATTGAATTCGGTTGTTCTAGCATACAATGATGAGATGGTGTTGTTGCTAATGAATGAACCAGTGTTTGGAACAAAGAGGAAGAGTCAGATACAAACTTACTTGGAGCATACGGCGGCTGTGGTTTCGTCTCAAAGTGGTTTTGATCTATGGAAGAAACCGTAGTTTTGCAGCTAGAGAAGCTGTGGTTTGTATTCGTTGAGTTTTGATCTACCAAAACCAGCAAAACTCTAACTCTGGTTTTGATCTATGGAAAATTTTGTATTCGTCTCTGGTTTTTCTGGTTTTGTCTCAATGAGTTTTGCTAGTTTTGATTTAGAGGAAAGTGTAATCGATGGAAGATTAGCACGTTTCTTCCCTTTCAACTAGAAAANNNNNNNNNNNNNNNNNNNNaaaaaaaaaaaaaaaaaaaaaagagaataactaAGTGAAGAAAGGCGATAAGGGTGTAATGATCATTTTAACCCCACACTTAACATTGACTGATAGTAGGGGGTCTgggaataatttggtgaaacagagaggatggtcttatcattgtggcattTTTCAGGGGGTGGTGCGGTAAATTTCCCTAAGAATAAAACAGACATGTACAAGAAAAGATAACTTCCCACTCTCTTTAAATGGACCTAAAGCGAGGGAAAGAGATTGTTCTGGGAAATATCGAATAAGTTCAAGAGATGAGAGAATTAAGGATACCAACCAGAAAGACTAATCTAATCCATAATGACGTACCgaaaactaaaatttttttattacttgagCAATCTTCATGAAAAGCAAATACAATGGGTAATTGGGTAGTAATTAGTAAGATTAATGAAGTAANNNNNNNNNNNNNNNNNNNNNNNNNNNNNNNNNNNNNNNNNNAAAAGCAATAGTCATGTTTCTAATCCTCCACGCTACTAATAAATGAATTATACCATTCCTAAAAACAAGCAAGATATGCCGTGCTATACAAgaagccagaaaaaaaaaaaaaaaaaaccataaattaCTCTAGAAAATAAATACTATAATCcgaattcttttttattaaagagtTCTATACAAGaggccaaaaaaataaaaaacatgaattactctaaaaaataaatactatAATCTGAATTCCCTTTGATTAAAGAGTTTAGAGTTAGACCATAGTTGAAATCCAAAGTGATAGAACCTCTATATTAGTTGTCTAAAAAGAAGTCCTAAAATCTATCGGTCAATTAACTTCTCTCCAAATATGTTTGAATTCACTTCGAATGAGAGACTTtgggcatggtttcaagtatcaatatTGTATAGATTGTATTGaatgtattatatatatacttgatTGATCTGAATCAATTACCCATATCGTTACTATaaataaatgtaattttttttttaaaaagcaaggagAAAACTAACCGATATGCATCGATCCGATCTGATCCGGATTAGCATTAGTATATAACAAGACCTAAATCTATTATCCCAAGCGCCTTTGATATTACTCCTAACAATATTCTGTTATTTTACATTTCATGCTGGGGTAAGGCAGTCATTTTACCCCATTGAGTCTTGGCGCAAAGACCATTTTCCCGTTTTAACTTCCAGTAAGGTTTCAAAGCGAGACTCGTGACAACGGATCTGCTGGTGGCAGCCCAACAGTAGCCAGCCGACTGAGCAACTTGAGAACTCGGGAGTCCGCAGAAGTTTCAAAGAGTAGTGAAACGATGGATGATGGTTCGCATTCCAGCTCAAAATGGGAAAGTTCCTCTTTCGTTTCATCTCCTTCTTAGATTTTTGTGGCGTGGAGTTGGGCACTTGCAATCTTCAGTCTCAGTCTAGCCCTAGCACAGCCAAAAAGGTCGATTTCTTAAACCTTCCCTGGTGGTCGATGCAATGCGCCGTTACCGGAGAAATGGGAAAGTCTCTAATAGCCCCGATCTCCTGGCTAgaggatttcatttctttaAGATCATTCTCCAGTCCAATATTCTATGTCGACGACTGGTAATCTCTCTATCTCCCCTCTCTTGTTAATATACCCagaaagacttttttttttctcctatgtTACTAAGAATAAGAAATAAGTTGAAAGAACATAAAGGGTTGATGTGATATTTACTTGGTCAAAAATTAGCCAAATTGTATAATTTGCTGGAGTTGTAATGAACAAATCTGTACAGAATTGATTGATTAGTTACAAAAAGTTGAAGATTATATATCTGTTATAGACTGGATCAATTCAGGAGTAATAGAGAAATAATAGGGTTGTGGCCCTCTTTGTTGAATCTCAAGAGTGAAAATTAAAATGTAAAAGTATAAAGCCTATCtccatcttttattttgatgataaTTAGGATAataagttgaattttttttcaattaccCAAAATTGATCTGGTCACTTCTTGAGTTTCTAGATATTACCCTATTAATTATATCAATTTAAGCATTTGTCAAAATCAGAATAAGTGGTTTTTCCCTTCCACCTTTTAATTACTGAAAAATTGCTTAAAATTATTCTTACATCTTTATTATTTGTAACTCACTAGATGTTATCCCAactattttcaataaaataccTTATATTATTTATCCAGACCACTGATGCGAGTTGTTATGATGGGACAACATTCAGCTACTGCCATTTTTACAGAGAATTGAAGTACTCCTATTAGAAGGCATTGCGGACCTTAGTGCCAGCATCAGTAGATATTGTTTAGAACTATCTATTATTTGAGAACAATAATTGGATTTTCTTATATAAATTATATGGAACTTACATGGTTTTCCTTTCTTCCGTCTCTTAGAGGATTCCTAGAGAGTTTATCAGGGAATTCGGAGATGAACTCTCTGACATTGCAGTTCTCAAGGTTCCCAGTGGTAAAATCTGGTCTATAGGATTAAGGAAATCCAATGGGGAGGTTTGGTTTGATAAAGGCTGGCAGGAATTTGTAGAatatcattctatatttgaGAGTCACTTTTTAGTTTTCAGATATGATGGGAATTCAAAATTCTATGTTTGTATCTTTGATTCAACGGCTTGTGAGATCTAATATCCGTGTGACATTACGGACTATGAAGAAAACAATCCTAAAGGtggatgtaaaattgaagaaatggaagaaatctTTGATGTTCCTCCAAGGCCAGGCCAAACTACTGTTGCTTCAAGAAAGGTGATGAGTGATGAACCAGCAGAGCAACGAATGGCTAAAAGTAGAGGTAGAGGCAAGTAGAGGTAGAGGCAATCCATCATTTCCATGTATTACATACTCTTTCCTGATATAATGCAGTTTGATGAACTGCGGACTATTTCACATAATTTGCTATACAAAAATTCAGAAAGAAATGGTTTGAggttgaaaaaacaaaagaagcccAATGAAAGGCCAAGCCAAACTACTGTTGCTTCAAGAAAGGTGATGAGTGATGAACCAGAAGAGCAAGGGATGGCTAAAAGTAGAGGCAGAGGTAATCAATCATTTCCATGTATTACAGACTCTTTCCTGATATAATGCAGTTTGATGAGTTGCAGACCATTTCACATAATTTGGTCTACAAAAATGCAGAAAGAAGTGGTTTGAAGTTGAAACAAGAAAAGAATGAGAACATAACTTATGCTCAAAGGTTTGTACATGCAAAGAATTCTGTGTCAAAGAGGCCTATTCTGGCCTGGGAAAGAGAACAACAACTCCAAGCAGCCGCAGCTTTCAAGTCTACAAACCCTTTCTGCACTGTGAAAATGCAGCCATCTTATGTGTCTGGTCGTTTTTTTGTGGTGAGCTCCAAACTTGAACTAGCTTGAAGTTTGAGTATGTTGTACTTGTCACTCATCATATAATCTACTGCTTTCC includes the following:
- the LOC122074148 gene encoding B3 domain-containing transcription factor VRN1-like encodes the protein MRRRRRIQEDSRRLPSQPEQRPHFFKIIVKASLERGELVIPKDFTRQLVKKIADVAVLKVPSGRKWQVEVKEVDGSFRFQNGLQGFLKYHSISVGHFLVFRYDGNSNFSVFIFNQSACEIDYLSDIDDDLEESKLHSNCLIPVKKEPEEEDLMEVEPLNISTPSQPLPSSNVELDDIGSLMT